TAATTAAGATATTTCGATGTTTTAGAAACTAATAAAACCGTTGCTTGAAATCGATGCGAACGATGTTTTACAGCTTATATTGCCTTAAAGCAGCTTTTGTCGATATCTTCGATCGCTTTCCTCAGTATAAACAAACAGTATATACCGGCATTGATTGTGAAGAGTTGCACCGGCTTAACCGTGTTTTTAATATTTCCAAAAACAATGCTTCGTCGAAGATAAATTTAAACTATCTTTGAAATATGGGTATAATTATACACAATGCATAGGGCAATCCCTTCTTTATACCACTGAAAGGACGCAATAGCAATAGGGATAGAAAAACCTATTGGTTGTTTCTTTTATTCTCTCCCAAGAGAGAATTTAACTAAAACCGATTAATATTGTTTCCTGTGATCTTCTTCTTCATGAAGATCAAAGTGACGCATGAATGGTGGATCGATACATTTCGACAAGTTCTGCAACTGAAAAACTTTGCACTTCACGGAAACCAATGAGGTCTATCTGTGAACAAGAGACACGGGACAAGTTTTAAAGTATGTGCTTGGAAGAATgtctttgaaattgtttatgCATTGTGCATAATTCAGCAGAAATATCGACTATTAAAAACAGAATATGAGTGGTAGCGAGAGCATCTCTGAACATAGAAAAAGAGATTAGCTACATCAGTAGCCTGCAGCTAAATATGTTATTTGTcataatattcatattaaaatgtacatgaacAAACAATGAAGAATCTCCACCAAAACAAAAACTATACAAACTACTTTAACAGCATAAATAAACGtataaaaaatatgacaacttaAATTCTGTAGAAACGGTCATTAAACTTGCATGCACAAATTTAGCAGGTCCTCTTTTCTTTTGTATACCTTGCTTAaaattgttgtatgaattaCAGGCATCTaatatcgggggggggggggggggggtgaaatgaaataaaaataagaaaattaccAAGAAAATTGAAGTTGTAGGTGTACAACCCCCctaccccccaccccacccctttaaaaaacgatgctacgtgcctgaattattcgattaaaaatagaaatttcaTGCTAGTTTAGAATCAGTTAAATTCCTAATTCCTACACCTATGATAATTTAACTACGTAAATCTATGAATGtcatgaaaatgtaaattttaataaaacatgtcatTTTCTTTACCAGATTGTACActattttgtaattttcagGAAAGGTCAAATCGTAATATATGTAATTATGCAAAGATAATTTAATATTATCTGGGTTATCAGAGTAGTTAAAGgacaattttgataaataatatttttaaacttcgaaaataaattattgtgaATTCAAGAGTAATATTTACAAATACTTCGAAGAGGATAAATAAATAAGGGGCTTTATTTTCATCCCTGCTTTTCAGTATTTGATCATTGAAGAATTATTCAACTGTAGATAAAACTACACTTGGGTAATATGTAGTTTATTTTACATGGGCTTTTGTATTATTTAGATACATCGATTGCCATTATtcattatatagagtaaattatTCTCTCTTTGTGTTCATTTTTACTTGTTTTCCAGTTGTTTACGCCACGATTGTGTCTTAGTTAAAGCATAATTGCAATTTACATTGCAAtagttaaaagttaaaaaagaagtttaaaaaGGATATACTATGAattaaatcaagtttttttATGGATTGAAATCAATGGGTTGGCTGTATGTGGTATTTGATCTCTGTGAGATAAAACAAATACCCCAACGGGGGTTTGCAAACATATTCTAACAACTTTCCTCTAATTTTACTACACATGATAGCAAACAATTATATGACAATAAGCACTGTTTAATCGATGAAAAACCTAGCAAACAAAATAAGCTGATTATTTGTGCTAGGTTTTATGTTTACGAAGGATGTGGATATTGCGCTGAAGGTAAAATATTCCTAGTATAACAtgcttttgggttttttttaattccatatgttgttaaaaaaatattttctctcaAGGTTGTTGTTTCTTGGCCTTTTAGTTTTGGAAATAATATCAGTTAATCTTTCATgagataaatttattaaaacgaTGCAAAAAATTAAGATAGTATGGGAAAGCTGTCGATATTGATGTgcataaaagtacattataatcaaaatactttcaccgttttaaaatggtcaaattttacaatatttgaccaaaaaaataagttttaaaaatttttggaaagataaaatttattaaatcccTAGCGGGGTTCGAATTCATGACATACAGATTTTTAGTTAACGCTCTAACTCATTGCCCGACGCTGTTACATATGTAGGTAACtattttgggaaagaaaaatttctaaaattatttttgattttagagTTTTTTTTCGATCGgaaatacgtcacaacatgaaGTTGTCCCTTACTTTTTAGATATCGTCCTGTACCATATGTGAGTTTTGAGGTGATTTCGTCATTTAGTGTGTAAGAGTTGTCAGTAACCATCGTTATGTAACACGTAAGCATTGTCAGTAGATTTCGTTACGTAACATGTGAAGGTTGTCAGTAGAACTCGTGACGTAAACTGTCAAAGTTGTCAGTAGAACTCGTGACGTAAACTGTAAACTTTGTCAATAAATCTGGTGATGTAAGAGTTGTAATTGGATCTCGTTACGTAATACGTAAGAGTTGTTATAAGACCTCTTTATGTAACATGTAAGAGTTGGAAGGTTAATGTCCGTATAATTCGTTACGTAATGTGTGATACTTGTCGGATGGTTTCTTTACGTGCTGTGTGAGAGCTGTCAGTAGATATTTTGATGGAAcgtttatgaattttcaatgaatttttcatGTAATGCGAGAGTTCAACACAGCTGTCAATTGATCTCGTCACGCACCATGTGAGAAATGTCAGAATGGCTGACAATACTGATAAGTACCCTGTGAAAGTTGACAATTGATCTCGTCTCATACCGTGTGAGAATCTCAGAACTGTGCGAGATTTGTCATTGATCTTAAAAGTGAGTTAATATCGTTACTTAACATGTGAGAGTTGTCATGCTCTCAGTAACTTACAGAGCTACTTACCATTCTTttgtgaagttttttttttgtttttattaacaaccaaaatattaatcaaatattcCGTCTCCATGCGTCAAAGAACCCtaatcaacattttcaaaacgTCTGTTGTTCGTGGTTAGTGATACCTGACATAGAAATAATGGTCTTCTGAAAACGGCTACATCGACCAAAAATCCTAAACGCCGTAGCAAAGCGCTTCAATAAATATCATCATTGACTGTTTTTTTACACACTAAACACGAACAATTATATGATTCATACCCGGACTACTGAGGTGTTAAAGCAAAAATCAAACCTGTTTAGATCATCTGATGTCATTTTGGACTCTGCCTTTGATAGAGTGAAATCGTCAGGTTTTTTGGAGATATCGATATAGTCCATGGCACCTTAGGTAAGGAGGGTTATCGTTTTGagttttataaatatcataCTAAAACGTTCATAATCACTTTTGATAAACTACTAGTAGTACTATTCTATGACTAacattttaatatgattttagcttaaggtggtatgggatcCATGTTGTAAcaaactttttttgcaaatgtaaacaTAGGAGGAAGCGCAAGGTACTGATCTACAAGTCATAAATTCGAAACTTGCGTTTCTGTAGGGTATAAAATCATGACCGTCTAGGaagttttgaaatgcattttatgCTCAAATATTGCACAacttgagatttaaaaaaaacccgatgTTTTGAATAAAGTATACTTTCATCCAcattattttctatataatgaaACCCTATATCacttttgataagaaaaatgaACAAGATGAGgtacataaatgtacatttgaaacGGATATTGTCaacatttttaatgtatagaaaTAATTACTAGTATAAATTAGTTGCATAGTAAATGTGCACTAATATACAGAACAACGAATAgagaaatacatacatgtagaatacTTTGAAAGATCATGTGTATTAATTTGTCTTACgatctttataaaaataattgatgaacggttttttaaaaatatatatatacttaattcATCCTAAAAAGTACAGCAATCAAGTGAGAATACATCTTATTCCATtcaaaaaacattatttcagTTTTGACATGAGACAGAATACTAACATCGACTGAACATCCAtgcaaaatatgcatgtattttctttaatgCAGAAATTTGACATTCACtataaaaaatcagattttaaacTTTAGAGTTCTGATGTGCTGTATCAATTTTATTAACctcttttatttgaaaaatacaaaactgacTTTACTCATCAAATGTTTTGCACACTTGTTCTGAAGAAGTGTCGTTTAATGAATGcactaaaataatattcaatttaaagAGGAGATATAAGAAAACTAAACTCTTTTAATAGCATAGagtgtttttttaatgaattttcgTATTAATAATGGACAAATTTCAGAGGACTTCGTATTGCTTTAAAAGTCACTGAAAGTCTAAATACAATTAGGTGTTTTGGGCagtgtttttttcttatgaTATTCTGCAAATGTTATGGAACTACATTTTGAAGCTATCTTTGGCGTCAAGTTGAGTTGAGGTCACAGAAATAGTAAGATTAGTCACTTAAGTCGCCTGAGTCCAGCAAATGGCCGATTGCTATCCATTTTCTTCCATTCTCATGTACGccgtccattttttttttgttctcgGGAACAACAGAACTCACCAGGTTTAACATATTTGACTCATTCCTGTTTGCTTTAACTGGGCCTAGGTGAATCCTGCCTCTTTTACCTCTGACTACACAGATCTTTTTCTAGGTTTGCCTAGCTCTCCCCACCTTCTTCTTTTCCTGAAGGTCCCAAACCAGTGCCTGTCTTGTGATGTTTTCTGGGGATTTACGTAGACTGTGGCCTATCCATCCCAATTTCTTCCTCTTAATCTCATTGTAGATGGGATCTGGAATGCTTTAGagggaagaaataaaaattgaaaatgcgTGCCCCTCCCAAAGACTAAAAATTCGTAACCAAATGCaagggccataaatttcacaatttctaGAAAATCCCTTCTTCATCTAGAACATGCAATAGTTATCTACCAGTTGAGAAAGACacagcaattttaaaagattatacaTTTTAGTATGCAATTAATGGACCCCATCCTTAACTTTACAGTCCTTGATCCAGATCGAGGCAACAAAATTGAGAGAGTCAACCTTTTTcaaaattacaatttatttagTTTGTTTCCCATATTAGCAAAGAGTTATTTTATATTACAGATTCACATTAATTCTACACCCCTCCTATGGGTTGGGGGTCATGGTATTTAATATTTAGTTCTACCTTCACAGATGTTACGCATGGCAGCCAACCAAATTACATGATGAATGATATtgaacaagtattccttttcaaggaatgatcggcatgtaaTATCATTGGTCAGCTCTGTTAATGTAATGCTAAGTATTTCGCTACATGCAGAAAACTATATATAGCACCGTTTTGTTGATTTCCGAAAGAGCAAAGCATGAATAAACTTTACTTTAAGTGGGCAAATTATACTTCCGATAATACTAGTATGTGAAGAAAAACGTGATTTGAAGCATTATATATGTAactgtataaatgttttatattcaaaggCAAACGGATAagagaaaattttaatgatatacgtgtagttaaagataaaataagTTTGTCATTGCATAGTTAATAAAGTAGTGCAAGGTGTAATGCGTGcgcaaatattaaaatttgccggatgcctcatgtggacacaactgtgatcggccgaagccggtCACAAAAATGATGAACAAGGGTGACTTTACATAAACTGTAACATTGTGGGTCAGGGTCTTGTTGTCCACGTGGCGCCATATTGATCATAAAGTcaaaattcatcaattttttaaaaagctctcTTTTTATCCTCAACAGTCAAACAAAGTGCTCAGCTGTTATGAGAAAGAGTGcctttgctaaaatgtgtgtaattTAACCACCGGGTATTTTGCTTTATTGACCAAGTAAGGAAAGTAAATTTACACCATACACATATATATTGACTGTGAATGATTCGAGCTGTGTCAAGAGAATTTTGTAGGTGAaccgaaaaaaaaacaactatataGGTATTGGGGTGTTATTACGAGAATATATAAGAACCCGCTCTAAAACTCACCTATCCACTACTTATTCGGGCTCAAAAAATTCCTACTTCCGTCCATTCATAATTATCCTTGCTTTATTGCAAATATTAGGCTAAAAATAATACGGGACTTTTTTTTGGAATGGTGGTGTTCAGTTTGAATTCTTGCACGATTAGAATCAGAACATGAGCAGTTAATGTGGTACACTTGTAGTAAGCACATTCATAAACAGTATATTAGGTGTATTCTGAGTAAATTAACGACTAATAGAACTTTGACCTCTTGTTTTAGCCTtgcttttattttaacaaacgtgTTCTTGGTCAGTATAAATTGTTTATGTTGCAGCTTTTTCAAAAGGAATTAACGTTTTTACTGTTTTCATAGTTTCTTCTGTAACTTTTCTGTTGTTTGGGATTATTATTTCTCAATcgatatttcttaaatattcaaaacttttcTATCTACAATTAAATTTGTGACTACCAGTTACCTTTCTAAAAAGAGGGAAAAACATGTAGACCAATTAAACAAAtggattttaagaaaaatcctaaTTAGAAATCTTGTTTGAAAGTATGGATTGTACTGCGGTATTTAACGATTTCATTCATTTTGTAACATGtaacatgttgaaaattttatgatttaattaacGTGAAAGTCTGAAACTCCAATAGTCAATAAAACACTTGTTTTACATGTCAAAAACGTGAACACTCATCTCAgaattaaaaaactaaaatttatttttattggttgAGGGGAATATGGTTTGAGTTTTCCTTCGCAATATGTCGTATACAAGCTGACTTTTCACCATAACATCCGGCAATCCTCAAATATAGTATATATTGCTTGGACTTCGGAGTTCTCGCAATGAAaaactgaacaattttttttttttacaaaaatgtataaatactattttacataaatataaatctttttgaaGAAATAATGAAACCAAATTCTCAAATAAAACccctttattttcttttttcatgtttaGCAATGCTCTTAAACAATactttttgtttaatgttttgcAGATATCCagattttctatttaaaaactcCACCATACCCTTAAAAGCATTTCGTCGTATAGGCTTTATTGAAATGTTGATCCGTTACTGTTATTCCATAGTTTTGAATGAACTATGTCAGGTTGTAAATACCAATGTTGCAATACGATACACGACAGTCGCCCTGTAATTTCAGAATACCTCAAagctttaaattgaaattttagcaTTCTGCTGCTAGAGCCGATTTGATTATATAAACTCTACCTAAACAACTTAAAACTTGGAAAAAATAACGATTTCATGATCATCAACCAAAAAATGGCCactcctttaaaaaaaaccccaccaaaaCCACAAACTTGTGATCAGTGCAATAAGTGCTATATCAAACTGTACACGTACGTATGAAGATGTGGAGTTTTACAATGGGATGGTTATTCTGAAATTCAGATTTCATTCCCattacatttgttttgtaatgcCTGTAGGATTTTTCGGTCGTTGCAGTTTGTTCTGAAAATATTGACTTGGCGTTGGAAAATTCCATCTGGCAGGATTTAGAATTTCCGGTTTCAAGGATAATAATCTCTCTGCAAGAAGTGTTAGGAACTTCCAATCTATAATTGCTGATACTGCCATAGCAACATTATACATTTCAATGCCTTTTCATTATGTTTACACAGCTACCTATCGAATGATAGAAAAGTAAATTCAGCATCAAGATGCCAACACgcaatcaatattttacatcaaTGTGAACTTTGAACAatgaaataatacatgtatattatttatgaatTCCAACCACCTTCAAAGATTTAGCTACTGAAcgattaaaaaaatctatactcTCCAATGATTGGGAAAAAAAGGATTTTCGTTGTTTAGCGATACAAAAACACCTTGAATGGGTGACGGTCATTTCATCTTTAAATCCATCCCGCAAAAATGTGAGAGAGGTTATTTCTTTATAGAACaatgtttttcaattattttgttaaaatagttaATCAATACGCGACTATATACGTGAAAAGGGAGAGGGGATaccaaaattaattaaaatatgaaaaaaaaaaacttttttcatttgGCTGATTTAATTGAGCtaatatactttttttataaacagGAACACGCCACGAGTCCGACATATTAAAGTCTGCCATCAAAGAAGCCTACGGGATGGACTTTGTTAACGCCAAACGGGTCCTCAAAACCAAGTTCAAACGGAAAAATAGAGACGGCCTCACTCTTGCGGATCGGATACGGATGAATCGCTATGGAAACGGGGTGAGCACAATTCACATGCATAAATGTTCACTGCTTTGCCTTTTTATCGTACGTTTAGAAAATTCAATCGTATGTCCTTTACgaattttcaatctaaagttaaaaaatatgaGATAACAAGTTGGTCATGTTAtaactttagattgaaaattagTAAAGGATACTTAATATACACATTGCATATGTTCTATGTTGTCAATcttagtggggttttttttttcatcattgcaTGGGCacttaacattttgttttagataAGGAATAAGGActcattttttgagtattatgaggtgataatttcggtcggggcgtgatcaaatccgataaagcccgaagggctttatgatagatttgatcacgccccgaccgaaattatcacctcaaaatattcaaagaatgattccttattacttatatttatataattttaattagccatcatacgattaaatatattgaaatataaataagcaaacccgctggcgcctcaatttggtgTCATTtttattatgggttatatagtacaaaatcgatacgtagtgttatcacaggcaaagacactggaaaatgtaaatatagaaaGATAATTTCACGAACTGTAGTTATTATAGTACATGAAATCATCTATCAATATCATGACATTGCTTGTGATACTTTGGGGTGCATTCACGTAGATGTATATTCCGGCGTTTTCTGCAGCTGGATCTTGGCCATTATAACTGAAACAGAAGAGGGGGGAGGAAGAGATAAACAAATTCATATTCTTGCTTTTTTATGGCTAAATCTAATTTACAAAAGCAAGAACCAGAAAAAAAACCGTACAGATGTCTTTTTAACAGTTAAACCGTTGCCCTTGCCTATTCGTCTTGTCTCTTGCCATTGTATCTCTGTACAATTGACAGTAGTGTTCTTTGAGTAGCGAGTTCAGTACCTTAACTAGAAGACAAACACACACTTCGCGAAAacacttcaatttttttctcagcACAATGTGTTTCTTCGATTTGTGATCTATTTGACCCTATTTGTTATTCTAAAAGAAGCACAACTTATGAATGCCTGCAGATTCTTTAAATGGAGTTCAAGTCACTTGAGAGTCGTAGGTTAACTGCGCTATTTATACTTGTTGAAGAGCGACTATTTGTGCAACATCCCAGTATGCATATTTACTTTTATCAGCATTTAAAAGAAAGGAGAAACAGCTAGCTTAGTTTTAACGAGTCCAAGATCCTAAagaaaaacatgtttatatCAGTAGAACCccgtcattttattttaaatttacaaaatgaagtagattagaatttaaaattttcggAAACAGATCCGCTGCTGAAACTAAAATGTGAGGTTTTTCCCGAACAAACCCTGATATTTTCAATCTTTCTTTGAAATCATTTGCAGTGTATTGTTAGTCTGACTACATTTGAAGCTTGGGTTAGGGTTACAAATTTGTAAAATCATGCCCAATGACTGACTTTTATTACACGGATTATGTAATTTGATTACCTGGAAAGGCGATGCCAATGTGCCATTCAGCAGCTTATTTACAATGATCGTTACcgtttattaaaaatattttttaacattaaggTATGGTTTTATTCGACCCTTATCGTATTGAAATTTTCGCTGAATGCTTTCAGAAGTGACAACATGGATCGGCAAACTCAGGCTGCGGcaacaattattttatcattcGAGTTTTATTACATGCTTCTAAAaccatgtacataattattagGGACTCAATCTACGTCAGTGCTTTGGAAATTCAAATTCGCAAAAAAATCGATTCCCTTGCTTATCGAAATTCAGTTTGGCGTTAAACTTGCATTATGTACAAACAGCATCGCTGGAATCGATAACAGGAGAATTTGGATAGTGTTGTCTGGACCTCTTCAAAGCTAATGCCGGGACGTGATTGATTGATCGAATGTTCAAAGCTGTAATCGATATACTTCAATTCAGAGTTTTCACAGTCGAAAAAAACcaacttcttttttctttaaaatactgGTATGATGGCAtgccacacacacacacacacacacacacacacacacacacacacacacacacacacacacacaaaccaAACATTTGGTGATTCTGACAGGTTATGATTGAAATATGCATATACCATACGAGCTAATAGCCAATGAGAATGAATTTTAGAAATTTTGCAATTGCGTATTTATTAAAAAGGCAACGTGAATTTCAACGATTCTTTCAAGAATCGAATCAGTTTTCCTGCATGCTACAATTTAAGCATTTAGAAAAATCGAAAAAGAGATAGATGATGAATTCCACATTGATGCTAacttgtttacatgtacacagTGTCATAAAGAGCAAAACTTTCCATTTATTATTCATAGagcgtttattgattttaaaagtttaaatttcctCCCGGCATAGGATGATGTTAATGGATTTGATAATCCGATTGATACTTTACAGTAAGTAAGGATATTCTTTGTGTAACAGTGACTTTTTTCTCTCAAAGGTATTGCCAATAGGTGAgattttaacattatcatcaaAGAATAAAGTCTggcatctttaaaaatatttttattctagaAATTTTTGTGAAATGCTATTAAAATAAATCTAGACAATCATGAAACCTCAATTctaaatcaattaaaacataCAGCATgcgaacttaaaaaaaaataagttttaccTTTTGCGCTCTAATATAACGTTGTTTCAAATAGGGTTTTCTATTTTGagacaaaagaaaaaaacttttggGCGTTTATGCATGATGTATTGGTTGTGGTATTGGTGAGAAATTGATGTTTGACAAGTACTTACTCTCTATGGAGTTAATTTCCAtcaattcaaaaatttgttttaagcTTAGCGTACATCGATTGGTGCCCATTAGGAGAGTGCTACAATTGATGCacatatatgaaattttaatgcGGAACGATTGGATGTCAACTTAGTTGAATCTATTTATggtaaggtaaaaaaaaatagatatgaaaaaaaaaccatgtttcCGGATTGTTTTTAGagtctatattttttttttatataagcaaAATATCCAATATAGGAAACTACGACAAAATATTTTGGCTTTTGCAATTCTCTCCTTGCGCAAGCATTGACGAGTATCGCccatttacattacatgtatatctccaTCTTATATGATGTTACTTAGTTTACCGTGCATGCGTGAATCACGCGGTCAAGTTTGCACAACAGAAAATCTGctgtaaatttattttctttgattgaAAAACGTATTTcaatattagaaaataaagCTGTTCACCGACTTATTTGCTTCAACAAGacaataattattcattttattcaatCAAAAAGAAAATCTTGTTAAATTTCAGTCAGCCGATGGTACTAGTGGCGAGAGGAACGACAGTGCCTTCGCTAGCGTTGACATCGCTGATTTCGCCAGTTTAGAGGAGAACGAGCGACGATCCCCCACCCCAGAGCCAACGATATCTCGGGAGGCCGCAAATCAACGCCAAACCCCACCCAAAGtaattatgaattataaaatcAGTCTCTGAAATGCAAGTACATTTTACCACATATTTGCATGTTTTGGATAGTTGCTATAAGTTGATACATCTCAGTGTATTCATTAGTCCTACTTCCAAGAAGAATTCAAAGAACAAGTTATAACAGCATATctaaataccggtatttgttGTAGAAACATTCTCCTTCTCATCCAGATATGGAGGACTCACCCAGGACAAGGGTAAGATATACATTGCATGCtcaaaaaaagcaaaatgaaactttttataAGAGTGTCGAATAAAAGGAAACTTATGTGACAATTGTATTATTATCTCAACAGAAGAGGCTGACAAAGCAAGGATCGGGTAACTCTTTATCAGCAACTCCACCTCTTCCACCTATCAAATCTACCCAGCCAAAGGCAGATTCAAGAAACCGCAACGAATCTCCTCTGAGACAGGAACACCAGGGAAAACCACGTGAACCTTTACCTCCAATTCAAAAACCACGTGATCCACAGCAAGGAGATGAAGAGGAAGACAGTGATCCATCACGTCGTCAAGTTCATCCACCCAGAGATTCTCGAAATTTTGATCCCGACATTGGAGTAGGCGTGGCTGTTGTAGGAGTGGAGAGAGCAAGGCAACGATCTCGAACCCCACCACCAAGAGAAAGCAGGCGAGAAAGGTCTCCATCTCCAAGAGTCGAGAAACACCGTCAGAGATCAAGATCTAGATCAAAGTCGCCGAGACGAGAAACTGTGGCAGTTGTTGTGCACGCAAACAATGAGCGTCGACGATCTCGGTCCGATTCCAGAAGGCGGCAAAAGAGTCGATCTGATTCTGAAAAACGTAGACGGAGTCGATCAAGTTCGAGGAGGAGAAGAAGTAGGAGTCGTTCAGATTCTCGAAAGAGGCGCAGAAGTCGATCAGACTCGCGTAAGAGACACATTGTTGTGGTTACTCATAACAACACAGACAGACAACGAAGTAGATCAGATTCACGAAAGAGAAAGCGCAGTCGTTCGAATTCTCGAAATAAAAAATCTCCTCACAGAAGTCGTTCAAGATCGCGAGGAAGACGAAGGAGTCGATCAGAttcaagaaaaagaaacaagtcCCGTTCCAAATCAAGATCACCGAAACACAAACATTCCAAATCTCCATCCAGGTCTCGAAAAAGATCTCCATCTCGGGATCGAAACTCCCGTCGATCTCGCTCTCCGTCGCCAGAAAAAAGCAGAGGTCGCTCTAAAAGTCGCAAGAAAGACAGGTCTAAGTCAAGAACTCCGTCAGGGAAAAGAAAGAGGTCGAAACATCGTAGAGACTCCTCTGGGTCTCTATCCCCGGAAATTAATATCAATGTTGGTAGAGGTAAAAGTAGAGCACACTCTAAAAGTGAGAAAGATAGATCTACATCTCGAAGTCGGTCTAATGCCAGAAAGGCAAAGAGTAGAGCTAAAAAGAATCGGAGCCCGTCTGAAGAAAGCGACGAGTCAATACCAAGAAGTCCAAAGAAAAAGAGCCCCAAagaaaaaccaaagaaaaagaAGACGAGGCCTGAGACATCTGAAGATGAAGAAGAGGAAGACTCGCCGAAGACAAGCCCCAAACGGAAAAAGGAAAAGGTTCCGGAAAAAAGGTCGAACCCAAAAAAAGGGAAAGCCAGAGTTGAATCATCGGACGAAGATGAAGATGAAGAAACTCCGAAAAGAAAACCAAGAGAGATTAAATGGGACCATTCTTCTGAGTCTGAAAAAGAGAATAATCGcgagaaagaaaataaaaagaaaa
This genomic window from Magallana gigas chromosome 5, xbMagGiga1.1, whole genome shotgun sequence contains:
- the LOC105330232 gene encoding serine/arginine repetitive matrix protein 2 isoform X3, giving the protein MEDSPRTRKRLTKQGSGNSLSATPPLPPIKSTQPKADSRNRNESPLRQEHQGKPREPLPPIQKPRDPQQGDEEEDSDPSRRQVHPPRDSRNFDPDIGVGVAVVGVERARQRSRTPPPRESRRERSPSPRVEKHRQRSRSRSKSPRRETVAVVVHANNERRRSRSDSRRRQKSRSDSEKRRRSRSSSRRRRSRSRSDSRKRRRSRSDSRKRHIVVVTHNNTDRQRSRSDSRKRKRSRSNSRNKKSPHRSRSRSRGRRRSRSDSRKRNKSRSKSRSPKHKHSKSPSRSRKRSPSRDRNSRRSRSPSPEKSRGRSKSRKKDRSKSRTPSGKRKRSKHRRDSSGSLSPEININVGRGKSRAHSKSEKDRSTSRSRSNARKAKSRAKKNRSPSEESDESIPRSPKKKSPKEKPKKKKTRPETSEDEEEEDSPKTSPKRKKEKVPEKRSNPKKGKARVESSDEDEDEETPKRKPREIKWDHSSESEKENNREKENKKKTPKVPKAAVPTKGKSPEQKAKHSARESVHAGNRPKPAVPEDSDDSDAIPDVLSSPVDTKPAPPPVTTAAPPKRQPKPETPAPYLDDPPPRAPPKEDPELLNAIAQLDKLADYDLKNLAGKGDSSPAPPVDKTIMKKVMGSEFQKNLDKFLSS